Within the Phaseolus vulgaris cultivar G19833 chromosome 9, P. vulgaris v2.0, whole genome shotgun sequence genome, the region TTTTTGAAATCCTTGTAGATAAACTCAGAGGGAGTGACCAGGAATTTCTACCCTGGCGACCAACTTCCATTATGGCACGAGGAAATGGAGGCTCACAACTCTTTGCTTGACATTCTTGGTGCCCCCGAGCCGATGAGCATGTGAAGAAGTTACCGTGTTTCTGAATGGATCCCGGATAGATTATATCTTGCCATCTCTCTTTTATAAACTGTTTAACGATTTGTGTAGATGCTTACTTTGGTTGGATATTGTTTTTATCGGGTTTTATTCTTGAGTTATGTACCATTAACTATTGTTTCATGATATAGCTCCCTAGTTACATGCATCCTTTGTTAAAACAAGACAATTATCATCAACtcatgttttaaatttattttggtcCTGGTAGTTAGTAGTACATATAAAATAAGAGCGATTTCAAGATGCAACGTTCTagcattaaaataaaaattgactCTGCTGTTTATTAGGTTAACCCTGAGACtggatttatttgatttttctgTGGTCTTTTCTGTGAAAGTGGTGAAACGGCAATTTTTTGTAAGATAGCTAAAATCTTAAAATGTTGTTATTGGCGTGTGTCAAAACATGTGAAAggtttatttgatgattttgatAGTTTTGTTGACTGACATGCATATGCATAATTAAATTAGGTAAAAACTTGGGTATTTAAGTTGtaaaaaaaaggttaaattgttcttaattttatgtaatttaaCGAACTTTTACTATGTTTTGAAAGCATCTGATGAATTttgttcatatatttttaaaacctTTAATTAAGTTGTTATTCCTTAATTGTTAAAGTATTgctgtttattttattttttatttttttatatctaagaTACTTATTTAAAAGTTTAGATTATAGAAATTTATTTGATGATAATTATCAAACTCTTAGTAAGCTATTGAATGGCTTCTCACTGACCATTGCATTGCATTCTGTATTTCGAAGTACTGTTGCACTTCCGtaaatattgaatttttaattttatctttcttAATATGTATCTTAGATTGTGCATCTTAAAATGCATTTACGAATCTAGAAATACAAATACATTCTAAAatgtatattaatatattttaaaatgcatgttttgaaatgtatttttggaataCATTGTGTATTCTGGAATGAAATATCTAGATTCAGAATATATTATGGAATgtacacaaaattaaaaataagttataaatTAGATTGGGAATAAGATTGTTTTATAAACATGAATCAGaggtatttttaatatttcatcattctcatgaagtgCATTTTCAAACTATAAATGCAATGTTGGttcattttcattaaattaaaaattaaaataaaatatttcttttatctattatttaaaagatgtaaatatataataatattataatttaaattattgatcatagataaataatatattacacAACGATAagaattgttttaatttattctattaaaaaaatttaattaatcaattatatataagtaaaatcataaaaaaattgttggatTAATCCTCCTCTAATCTCATAGGTCAAAATTTTCAACTCACTGACCAAGTATCTTCTGCCCCAATTTTATATGGACAGGCTCAAAAtggtagttttaattttaattaatagtgCTCATGGCTCAAAATGGTATTAATTtagtttcaattttaattaatagtCCTCATGGTCTCCCCAGTTGTAAGGATGTAGCTTCTAGGAGCTGCATTGCAAGATCTTGGACACCTGCGATttatgaagaacaaaaggcaataaaaattgcataattacataaaaaatactcacttaaatttaaaatatcaatattttaatcatattcttttttatttttaacttaaaatactactttacattattatattattactaaAGTATGTTGTTGATGGAGTATTTTTAATTTGGGAgtgttaaataataataataataataataataataattcatgaGTACGGGAGACGTTGTTAGTGTATCACGTGaatcttttcttaaaataatattttaaaatataaacttttattttgaaatcataTTTTCAGCCCAACTTGTCCACTCATTTTGATTCAAATGGGTCTATTTGCGTAAATACAAAATAGATCTGCACCAATTTTTGTAAATTtgtctaaaaaattatttattcaacATCTTCCTCCTTAGTATAACTAAAGTTTAATTATGGTGTAAGTAGAGAAAGAGACTGAAGAGGAAGACGAGAAAAAATGAGCGTAAGCGTGAATTGCGTGGGTGGCGATACTCACAACGTCTTCGTTTACGGTAGTCTGCTCGCCGATGAGGTTGTCCATACCCTCTTGAAGCGCCTCCCTCCGACCACACCCGCCACCCTTCACGACTAGTTACTCTCTCTCTGCAAATCCTTCCAAAATCACTTTTAGACCTTTCCCTTATATAACCAACGGATTTTGCTGTTTCTCTGAATTGGTATTTGATTTGCAGTCACAGGTTTAAGATCAAAGGTCGCGTTTATCCCGCCATTCTCCCTGTCCACAATAACAAAGTTAATGGCAGGGTACGTCTCCTCATTATTCATCCAtctctcttttaaaacaaaatcatGCTTTCTAACTGTTTGTCTCTgcaatctttatttttatttacttttttggttaaatgtttttatgctttagaaaaaaaaatcagttctAGTTGTAGGTTAATGATGTGTGCCAAAACTGAATGCAAAATTAGAATATTTAAGAGATGAGTTTTGCTACTCTCTTCTTATTTATGTTTGATTGTTTCTAATTTACTTTTTTCTATTCAGGCTTTTCTTTATATTGCCTTTACTTCTTCATCTTTCATCTGTTCAGTCTGTAGCTTGGTCTGTTTGTAACTTCATATATTTGAACTTAGTGATTAGTCTGGTAAGTTTTAGTTTAGGTTCATAGTCTTTTCAGATAAGTCTTATATTATTCTGGTAAGACCCAACACGTCTCATGTTCTAACgcaaaatcattttattttaataaattaaatttacacCCTATAATTTTTTGAGGTTGTACCTAACCGCTGCATTTTCTTTAAATGTTTACACCTTATAAGGTATACCTTGGTaagtttttcaaataattaaaggTTTCAGTATAGTTTGTctttttttcaaacaattaaGAGGAATtagtgtaaaaaataaaaaataaaaagtatcgGGTCAAGTTTGATGGAACTTCAGTATCAGTGTAATTGACTCTTGTTATATTTGATCAGGTACTTCTTGGTTTATCTGGAGTAGAACTAGATATTTTAGATGAGTTCGAGGATGTTGAATATACTAGAACTGATGTTGACGTTTTCTTGTCAGTAAGTCTGGTTTATTTCACTTTCTATTCATCCATTAACCTATTGGTAGTAGTTAATTATTGTATAACAAATGAGGCAAACGTTATGTTTCCCAAAAATATACCATGATTTTACCGATTGCTCTCTACTCTCTGAAGAATGATAGTGTGTGTTGTAACAGGACAAGTCTGAAAAGTTACAAGTTTACGCATATGTTTGGGCCAATAGAAATGATCCCAACTTATATTCAGAGTGGGATTTTGAGGTGAGCTTGCCATCTTTCTTATTTTCATTTCCTCCACCCTGAATCAATATAACTCTCAAATGTTTTGGGGACAAAAGAAAAGCATGAAAtgatctttaaattttaaacaaatttattctTCTGTTTTCTTCTTTACATGATGGAAAAATTAGTTCATGAGGCACCCATTTGTGACCGAGGCCTTTGTTGGCTATGACTGCTTGTGGATGCATTCAAAGTTTTAAACTGCAGTTCTATTCATGGTTGCAATTTTGTCTCAATCTCTGATATTGTAAGAGTCTGCAAACAAATGCAGCCAATGTAGCCTCAATTTCATGGTCACGAAGGCCCTAAATATCTTTACGATTTGGCCAGAATTGCAGTTGCGACATTTTTAAAAACCATGATTACACTCTAAATAAAAGATTTTCTGCTGTGTAGTTGAGGGAAGATAGGATTTCCAGATTCTACGAGAATGTTAGGGCTACTTATCTTttgcataaaaattaaaaaagacagATAGCATTATAGTAGTTATAGTTTGGTGACTGCGAGATAGTTGACCACCTCTCTTTATGCTTTCCTTTTGCTTCCCTCATGTTTTGACTTTGTTGTAGATTTTTAAACCTCTTAATtgttatgaatatatataagtTATTGAAACTTCTTGAGGTTTTATTCAAGGTTAACTTTATAATTGGTTTTAAAGGATTGATAAAAGGTGTTCGTCCAGTTCTTCAAGCCTTTTGGTTCATCAGCAGTTTGCAGTATAAGTTTGATCTTATTACTTGTGGATAAGGAGGGAATTAACTTGTTGGGAGaccatttctttattttaatgttaaaacATTCTCTTTGAGGTTTAAATCTTGAAGGCTTCACCCGCTGTACCATAACTTAATATGCATTGAATAATGAATAGATGCTCATTTTGTCTGATATGCATAGTTCGTGTCAATGTGGTTAGATTTTCCATGTAGTACTTCAAATTTCTTGGTGTTAAGTTCTATTTCAAATTGAGTCCCTTTTTATGCATCCCCTATTATGGAAGtcgttttatttttatattttcctcTCTGATAATTCTGATTTTTGGATTTGGAAGGAATGGAAACAAGTTCACATGAATGATTTCGTCAAGATGACTAACGGCTTTATGGAAGAATTGGAATTGCCAGAATCAAAGCCAAGAGTGAAGACTTATGAAACCTTCTACAAGCAAGAAAACGATAAGCCACTTCAACCTTGATGTTTACGGTTTGTAAATCCCGCATTGTGTGCATTGAGCAGAGCTGTATGGTTCAATTAAGAGTCATACTATTCACTGTTAATAATTATTAGTTCCTTTCcgaattattattttgataaaataagCATCTTAATGCTAACAATCACAAGTTGtcattaatatatttatgttaGATTAGAGTATTATCTTCTAGAATTTCAATACAAATATTAATGCTAACAATCACAAGTTGtcattaatatatttatgttaG harbors:
- the LOC137821345 gene encoding AIG2-like protein D, whose product is MSVSVNCVGGDTHNVFVYGSLLADEVVHTLLKRLPPTTPATLHDYHRFKIKGRVYPAILPVHNNKVNGRVLLGLSGVELDILDEFEDVEYTRTDVDVFLSDKSEKLQVYAYVWANRNDPNLYSEWDFEEWKQVHMNDFVKMTNGFMEELELPESKPRVKTYETFYKQENDKPLQP